A DNA window from Brassica napus cultivar Da-Ae chromosome A4, Da-Ae, whole genome shotgun sequence contains the following coding sequences:
- the LOC106447094 gene encoding receptor-like protein 41 — protein sequence MSESRVRLHFLLLSLLCCVSTSSSFDLNFDNSSYVVCGPHQTQALTEFMNEFDSSHCNLSDPFNGIWCDNSTGALTMLRLSACLSGKLKSNSSLFRLYHLRYLVLRQNNFTSATLPSEFGNLNRLEFLSLSSNGFVGQVPSSFNNLSLLSVLYLSQNELTGSIPLVQNLKKLSFLNLNYNHFSGTLNPNSTSLFELHHLRYLGLGYNNFSSSIPSEIGNLNRLEVLALAFNDFFGQVPPTISNLTLLTQLYLYNNQLTGSLPLVGNLTNLSIAYFSDNHFSGTIPSSLFNMPFLSDLVLSGNHLTGSFIIPNSSAPSRLNYLFLGNNHFEGQIIEPILKLRNLTNVGLSFLNTSSPVDLRLFSALKSLSYLDLSGNSLSPASLDTNLDIPANLEYLQLSDCGMNEFPNILKNLEKLEFIDFSNNRIKGKVPEWLWNLPRLDTVVVSYNLINGFEGPVEEVLVNSSLKILYLDNNYFEGAIPILPLSINMLDVRYNRFTGSVPLSICNCRSLTHLWLPYNNLTGPIPQCLSNLTILNLRKNNFEGSIPDAFYIGASLKTLDVGHNLLTGRLPRSLQNCSSLEFLVVDHNMIEDKFPFWLKALPNLQVLVLSSNKFYGSISPPDQGPLGFPELRIFEIADNNFTGSLPPRYFVHWKASSITMNEDGGLYMLYGQFRSGRLYLTFVDTIDLQYKGLSMEQKMVLTSYATIDFSGNRIEGEIPESIGLLKALIALNLSNNAFTGHIPLSFSNLRKLESLDLSSNQLSGTIPSGLGSLSFLAYINVSHNQLKGEIPQGTQITGQAKSSFEGNAGLCGLPLQETCFGTDAPPTQQPKEEDDDDEEVLNWKGVAIGYGPGVLLGLAIAHLIATYKPEWLVKIIGPNKSRNR from the coding sequence AGTGCCTGTCTCAGTGGAAAACTTAAGTCCAACAGTAGCCTATTCCGGTTATACCATCTTCGTTACCTTGTCCTCCGTCAAAACAACTTCACCTCAGCTACACTTCCTTCTGAATTTGGCAATCTCAACAGGTTAGAGTTCTTATCCCTTTCCAGTAATGGCTTCGTCGGCCAAGTTCCTTCCTCATTTAATAACCTAAGCCTTCTTTCCGTTTTATACCTTTCCCAAAATGAGCTTACCGGTAGTATCCCACTTGTACAGAATCTAAAAAAGCTCTCGTTTTTAAACCTTAATTATAATCATTTCTCTGGAACTCTGAATCCCAACAGTACTAGCTTGTTTGAGTTGCACCACCTCCGTTACCTTGGTCTAGGTTACAACAACTTCAGTTCATCAATCCCTTCTGAAATTGGAAACCTCAACAGGCTAGAGGTCTTGGCTCTTGCCTTTAATGACTTTTTTGGGCAAGTTCCTCCAACAATAAGTAACCTAACCTTGTTAACCCAATTGTACCTTTACAATAACCAGCTCACTGGTAGTTTACCACTTGTAGGTAACCTAACCAATCTCTCAATTGCATATTTCAGTGACAATCACTTTTCTGGAACCATTCCATCTTCTCTATTCAATATGCCTTTCTTGTCAGATCTTGTTCTAAGTGGAAACCATCTTACCGGATCTTTTATAATTCCTAACTCTTCTGCCCCATCTAGGCTCAACTACCTGTTCCTTGGGAATAACCATTTTGAAGGACAAATCATAGAGCCTATCTTAAAGCTCAGAAACCTCACAAATGTAGGCCTTTCTTTCCTAAACACAAGCTCCCCAGTTGACTTAAGACTCTTCTCCGCACTAAAGTCTCTGTCCTACCTCGATCTTTCCGGTAATAGTTTATCTCCAGCCAGTCTAGATACAAATTTAGACATCCCAGCAAACTTGGAGTATTTGCAGTTATCAGACTGCGGCATGAACGAGTTCCCAAATATCTTAAAGAACCTTGAGAAGTTGGAGTTTATTGATTTCTCCAACAACAGAATCAAAGGGAAAGTCCCCGAGTGGTTATGGAACCTTCCTCGTCTAGACACCGTGGTTGTTTCATATAATTTGATTAATGGTTTCGAAGGTCCAGTGGAGGAGGTATTGGTAAATTCATCATTGAAGATTTTATATCTGGACAATAACTATTTTGAAGGAGCAATTCCTATTCTGCCACTGTCAATCAACATGTTGGATGTACGCTACAATAGATTCACAGGGAGCGTGCCTCTTTCAATCTGCAATTGTAGATCTCTCACGCATCTGTGGCTACCTTACAACAACCTCACGGGTCCAATTCCTCAATGCTTGAGTAACTTGACAATTTTGAATCTCCGGAAGAACAACTTTGAAGGAAGTATTCCTGACGCCTTTTATATTGGTGCTTCTCTAAAGACACTTGACGTTGGACACAATCTACTAACTGGGAGACTTCCAAGATCTCTTCAAAACTGCTCATCTCTAGAGTTTCTAGTTGTTGACCACAACATGATTGAAGACAAGTTTCCTTTCTGGCTCAAGGCTTTACCCAATTTGCAAGTCCTTGTCCTCAGTTCAAACAAATTTTATGGATCTATATCTCCTCCTGATCAAGGTCCTCTCGGGTTTCCAGAGCTGCGTATATTTGAAATAGCTGATAATAATTTTACTGGAAGCTTGCCACCAAGATACTTTGTGCACTGGAAAGCATCGTCAATTACAATGAATGAAGATGGTGGTCTATATATGCTATACGGACAATTTAGGTCTGGAAGATTGTACCTTACATTTGTAGATACCATAGATTTGCAATACAAAGGTCTATCCATGGAGCAAAAGATGGTTCTTACTTCCTACGCTACCATTGATTTTTCTGGGAATAGAATTGAAGGAGAGATTCCTGAATCAATTGGTCTCTTGAAAGCATTGATTGCACTCAACTTATCAAACAACGCCTTCACAGGCCATATTCCTCTGTCTTTCTCCAATCTGCGAAAGCTCGAGTCACTAGACTTATCAAGCAACCAACTCTCAGGGACTATTCCTAGTGGACTTGGAAGCCTCTCGTTTTTGGCGTATATAAATGTGTCTCACAACCAACTCAAAGGAGAAATACCACAAGGAACACAAATTACCGGGCAAGCTAAATCTTCGTTCGAAGGGAATGCAGGGCTTTGTGGTCTTCCTCTCCAGGAAACTTGCTTTGGGACTGATGCACCACCGACACAACAGcctaaggaagaagatgatgatgatgaagaagtgtTGAACTGGAAAGGTGTGGCAATAGGATATGGACCTGGAGTGTTGCTTGGACTTGCAATAGCACACCTCATTGCAACTTACAAACCGGAGTGGCTCGTTAAGATAATTGGTCCGAACAAGAGCAGAAACCGTTAG
- the LOC106447003 gene encoding receptor like protein 23-like, translating to MSESRLHLHFLSLLLLCYVSPSSFFNLNIDYSSYVACGPHQTQVLTEFMNEFDSSQCNLSDPYNGVWCDNSTGAVTMLRLQACLSGTLKPNSSLFRLHHLRYLALIQNNFISATIPSEFGNLSRLEALSLRNNSFVGQVPSSFNSLSLLSVLELSLNELTGSFPLVRNLTKLSALSLAANHFYGTLNPKSTSLFELRHLRYLDLSQNNFTSSLPSEFGNLNRLEILALSSNDFFGQVPPTISNLTSLEELNLHHNQLTGSFSLVQNLTMLSVIAINHNHFSGAIPSSLFTMPFLSYLDMGDNDLTDSVEVYNSSSTLSRLEYLSLGNNHFEGKIIEPISKLISVKILDLSFLNTSYPIDVSLFSSLKYLVDLDLSGNSISPASLGSNLDIPINLEILLLRGCGIKEFPNILKILEKLENIDLSDNIIKGEVPEWLWKLPRLNTVFLSNNSFNGLEGPVDVLVNSSVKNLLMERNYFEGAVPILPLSINNFAATINRFTGRIPLSICNCRSLTHLWLPYNNLTGPIPQCLSNLTILNLRKNNLEGSILEAFYVGASLQTLDVGHNRLTGKLPRSLQNCSSLEFLAVDHNIIKDKFPFWLKALPNLQVLILSSNKFYGSISPPGQGPLGFPELRIFEIADNKFTGSLPPRYFVNWKASSLMMNEDGGLYMVYTKRTSGRLSYMDTEAIDLKYKGLSMKQGKVLTSYATIDFSGNRIEGQIPESIGLLKALIALNLSNNAFTGHIPLSFSNLGKLESLDLSRNQLSGTIPNGLGTLSFLAYINVSHNQLKGEIPQGTQITGQPKSSFAGNAGLCGLPLQETCFGTIAPPTQQPPEEEEGEEEEVLNWKCVAIGYGPGVLLGLTIAHLIATYKPEWLIKIIGPNKRRNR from the coding sequence ATGTCTGAATCCCGTTTGCATTTGCATTTTCTCTCGCTACTTTTGCTCTGTTATGTCTCCCCTTCAAGCTTCTTTAACTTAAACATCGATTACAGTAGCTATGTTGCTTGCGGTCCCCATCAGACTCAAGTTCTCACTGAGTTCATGAACGAGTTTGATAGCAGCCAGTGCAACCTCAGTGATCCCTATAACGGAGTCTGGTGCGATAACTCGACTGGTGCGGTCACAATGCTACGACTCCAGGCGTGTCTCAGCGGAACTCTAAAGCCCAATAGTAGCCTCTTCAGGTTACACCATCTTCGTTACCTTGCACTCATTCAAAACAACTTCATCTCAGCTACAATTCCTTCAGAATTTGGGAATCTCAGCAGGTTAGAGGCCTTATCTCTTAGGAATAATAGCTTTGTAGGCCAAGTTCCTTCCTCATTTAACAGCCTAAGCCTTCTTTCCGTTTTAGAACTTTCCCTAAACGAGCTCACTGGTAGTTTCCCACTTGTGAGGAATCTAACAAAGCTCTCGGCTTTAAGCCTTGCTGCGAATCATTTCTATGGAACTCTGAATCCTAAGAGTACTAGCCTGTTTGAGTTGCGCCACCTCCGTTACCTTGATCTAAGTCAAAACAACTTCACCTCATCACTCCCTTCTGAATTTGGAAATCTCAACAGACTAGAGATCTTGGCTCTTTCCTCCAATGACTTTTTCGGGCAAGTTCCTCCCACAATTAGTAACCTAACCTCGTTAGAGGAATTGAACCTTCACCACAACCAACTCACTGGTAGTTTCTCACTTGTTCAAAACCTAACCATGCTTTCAGTTATAGCAATCAATCATAATCACTTCTCTGGAGccattccatcttctctcttcaCCATGCCTTTCTTATCATATCTCGATATGGGAGACAACGATCTCACTGATTCTGTTGAAGTTTACAACTCCTCATCTACCCTGTCTAGGCTCGAGTACTTGTCCCTTGGGAATAACCATTTTGAAGGAAAAATCATAGAGCCTATCTCAAAACTCATCAGCGTCAAGATTCTTGACCTTTCTTTCCTTAACACAAGTTACCCGATTGATGTAAGCCTCTTCTCCTCGCTGAAATATTTGGTGGACCTTGATCTTTCCGGTAATAGTATATCTCCGGCCAGTTTAGGTTCAAATTTAGACATCCCAATAAACCTGGAGATTTTGTTGTTACGAGGTTGCGGCATCAAAGAGTTCCCAAATATCTTAAAGATCCTTGAGAAGTTAGAGAATATAGACTTGTCCGACAACATAATCAAAGGCGAGGTCCCGGAGTGGTTATGGAAGCTTCCTCGTCTAAACACAGTGTTTCTTTCAAATAATTCGTTTAATGGTTTGGAAGGTCCAGTGGATGTTTTGGTAAATTCATCTGTGAAGAATTTATTAATGGAGCGAAACTATTTTGAAGGAGCAGTTCCTATTCTACCACTCTCCATCAACAACTTTGCTGCGACAATCAATAGATTCACAGGGAGAATACCTCTTTCAATCTGCAATTGTAGGTCGCTTACGCATTTATGGCTTCCTTACAACAACCTCACGGGTCCAATCCCTCAATGCTTGAGTAACTTGACAATTTTGAATCTCCGGAAGAACAACTTGGAAGGAAGTATCCTTGAGGCATTTTATGTCGGTGCTTCTCTACAAACACTTGATGTTGGACACAATCGACTAACCGGGAAACTTCCAAGATCTCTTCAGAATTGTTCATCTCTCGAGTTTCTAGCTGTTGACCACAACATAATCAAAGACAAGTTTCCTTTTTGGCTCAAGGCTTTACCAAATTTGCAAGTCCTTATCCTCAGTTCAAACAAATTCTATGGATCTATATCTCCTCCTGGTCAAGGTCCTCTCGGGTTTCCAGAGCTGCGTATATTTGAGATAGCTGATAATAAGTTTACTGGAAGCTTGCCACCGAGATACTTTGTCAATTGGAAAGCATCGTCCCTTATGATGAATGAAGATGGTGGTCTATATATGGTATACACGAAAAGGACTTCCGGGAGACTGTCATATATGGATACAGAAGCTATAGATTTGAAATACAAAGGTCTATCAATGAAGCAAGGGAAGGTCCTTACCTCATACGCCACTATTGATTTTTCTGGGAACAGAATTGAAGGACAGATTCCTGAATCAATTGGTCTCTTGAAAGCACTGATTGCACTCAACTTATCCAACAATGCCTTCACAGGTCATATTCCTCTGTCTTTCTCCAATCTGGGAAAGCTCGAGTCACTAGACCTATCAAGAAACCAACTCTCCGGGACTATTCCAAATGGACTTGGGACCCTCTCCTTTCTGGCGTACATAAATGTGTCTCACAACCAACTCAAGGGTGAAATACCACAAGGAACACAGATTACCGGCCAACCTAAGTCTTCATTTGCAGGGAATGCAGGCCTTTGTGGTCTTCCTCTCCAGGAAACTTGCTTTGGGACTATTGCGCCACCAACACAACAACCtccggaagaagaagaaggagaagaggaagaagtgtTGAACTGGAAATGTGTGGCAATAGGGTATGGACCTGGAGTGTTGCTTGGATTGACAATAGCACACCTCATTGCAACATATAAACCGGAGTGGCTCATTAAGATAATTGGTCCGAACAAGCGCAGAAACCGTTAG